ACGCACGTCAATCTCAATTTTTTGATTGATCTCAAGGGGTGGATTGCCCACGGGGTCTTGAATACCAGAATCGTGAATGAAGTGGATCCAGTCACCGTAGTCAATGATGTCTCGATCTACCATAGCACCATAGCGGGTGTTTTCCACATGAGAGAATTCTTCCACGGCAAGTGCCTTCTGCGGGCCGTCTTCAGCGCCCTTGTAGATGTAAAAATAGGTTCCTTCCGAAGAAATATCATCGGCAAGAGCCTCGCTGACATCAAAAAACAGCGTATCGCGATCACGATCTTCATCTTCCTGCAGACACATGACGCCTGTAAGGGCCGGGCCAACACGGTCGGCCAAAGCTATGGTCAGTGTATGGGGATCTGTATCATCTCGATCAAAGAGTATTCTCATGGTTCCCTCTTTGGCTCCACCATAATCACGTTCGTCCACGGTAATATGCACGGTGTCGTTATCTTCACTAATACGCTGGACTTCCCACGAAGACTCCTTAAGGATTCTCTCATCACTTCTATCAATAGTATAGGATACTTCTTGGATATGCTCATCCGTGAAAGGATTGTCCCCTGTGGATGAAATAATAAAGGTGGCGGAGAACCGATCTCCCCGTCCGTCGCCTTCTGTATCAATAATTGCACCATGGCCGGGGGTGGGTTCATTATCTCCTTGGCGGCGGAGCGGGACCCAGCGATTATTCTCCGCAGCAGAATTTCCTACAGCATCTTCTACGGCACCTCCGGGGATAATCCGTACAGAGTCGTACGCGGCAAGATCATTGGAGAAACGAAATGTATAGATTTCATTATCCGAAGATATCGCTTTGGTTTCAAGAGGATGGATATTGTCTTCACTGTCCATAAACTCCAAGTGGGAAACTCCTGCATTGAGTTCAGTGAGAGCCTCGGTGAAGGAAAGCACGAAGTCACCATACTCAATAAAATAGGTTGGAAGGGGGATATTCTCTCCCTTGGAAACGGCTGGTCCCACGCGGTCCTCTATGTCCTCTTCAAGAGACGCCCATTCGTCCGTGGCAGGGTTATAAAAAGAGAGGGTTCCCGTTCCCTGTGCATCACCGGGATAGTCAACAGATACTGTAAGGGTAACAATCTCTTCATCTGTATCAATATGGGTATTTTCATCGGGAGACATCGTTACAGAGGTTTCCCCAATGGTGTAGGAGATTTCATTGATATGTTCCTCTGTAAAAGGGTCTTCGCCAAAGGGGGCGATGGAGAAACGCATGATGAGTTCATCTCCTCGACCATCTCCCTCCGTATTTTGCAGGAAAAACTCTGGGTGTTGCGGTTCATTGCCACCTGCATAGGGTACCCATTGAGTGTGCTTGGCCGGTGGATTTCCCACGAGGTCACGTACTGGACCAGCGGGATTCAGTCGTACAAAATTGTACTCTGCCAACAGGCCCGCGGGAAAAGAAAAGGAGAACCGGTTTGCCTCTGCATCATAGGATACATCTTTTGTTTCCACAACTCTTTCCGTGCCCGAAGCGTCTCGAAGAGCAAGATGAGGTGCTGATGAAACAAGCTCCTCCACGGGTTCAGAGAGGGTGATATGCAACATATCATCGGCACCGTTTTCTCCGGGGATGTACTCCGGCATGGGTTCAGTTGATACGGCAGGTCCGACTCGGTCGAGCACGTCGCCATGGAGTGTCTTCAGCATCTCATCAACCCACGTAGGATCCTCTCGTGATGGAAACTCTATTTCAATTTCGCCTGTACCATATCCCTCAGTGAGGTCGGGGTTTGCCACGCTAATCCACGTATCTCCAGCGTGAATATCTGTGTGTTCATCTACTACATAGAGATTGTCACTGGAGGGCCAAGAGTATTCAAAGCGAATAAAGTCCGTAGGGGAAAAGACCGCATCATCTTCGGAGTCTGGCGGAATTAGAGATACATGGAGTGAGTCGGCTATACCGTCACCGGCTGCGTCGTATACCGCTGCGGTATCGATGCGAGGGTAGACAATACCTGGAATGTCAAATCGTTGTACCACGGAGTTTCGGTTACGATCGCTCACGCGAAGCCAACCATGCCCAGGGCCATCTCCGAAAATTTCTTGATACGCTTCCTTCGGTACGGTAATACCGTATCGTCCACTGTTTGAGAGATGGGGTTCTTCTGAATTATCGTCCCAGGTCTCAACCACATAGCCGGTGTTCCAGCTTTCCCAATACTTATCAAGGGTCCATTCAATCACCCGACCGCGCTCACTATTATCAAAAAAACTCATTGTCTTCTGCGGTTACTTCTATGGAGAAATTCCGATCGCTGTCAAAGGTTACGGAGGTCTCGTCGATAATCATGGTAGGGTAGATGGTATCTCGAACATCCACTCCCTCCACTCGGTCATATTCGGAATGCTTTTCAATCCATGACATAAATTCAGAATATACTGGAACGGGGATATCAAGATTGAGGTAGTATTTTGCCACACGCATCAAGGTAATCCAGTCGTAGCGCAGGGAGATATACTCTGTGCCTTCCGTGGAAGGGGCTTGACCTTTCATCTTGTCAAAGGCGGTGTTGAGGCTGTTCCAAATTTGCACCCGCTGGCTCTCTGAGAGGCGAAAATGCCAGAGCAAGCCCTGCTTTCCGAGTTCCCCCGCCTCAGCCAATTCAATGGATGTGCCCAGGGAGTTTCCTTCTTCGTCAACATTCATACCAAAATAAAACTCTGCTACCATCTCTTTTGAAATGTGGTCATCATATACCTCAGCGGTTTGTGGCCCCTCTGGGTTGAGAACGGACTGCTCATTTGCTTCTACTAATTTTGGCAATGCTTGATACACCCGAGCGACGTAGCCGTTGTTAGGTACTCGGTCAAATACGTCAGGATCGTTTATGAGAGCATCGCGATCCCCCTCGTGGAAATCGTAGAAGAGTTGTTCGTGGCCAATGCCCCAGCCACCGTTCCAAGATGCCATAAACAGTTTGGCAGCAAACTCTTGATCAGCCATGAGTGGGGCAATGGTTCTGTAGTCAAAGGAGGTGGAGTTGTAAAATAGGTTGAACCCATACCACATATAAAGGGAGTTTATTAACCCCGTATTTGCCATGGTTGCATTATTTCCCCCGCAGAAGCCGTATTCACGTCCATCTGTATTAGAGCCGGGGGTCATAAAATATTTCGTGAAGCGTTCGCCCTCTTCTGTATATGGGAAAAACTTGGGAAAGGATTGTACGGCATAGGCATCATAACTCGATTCGATATAGTGCATCGTTCCAATTTCTTGGGTTGCATTCCACCCCGTTGGTCCCTCGGGAGTATTGGGGTTTGAATAAAACAGCCCCTGTGAGTTATAGTCACTATCTGGATTGGTATTATCGTAATCGGGCTTCATAATTTCTAGTGCTGCCATTGATTCGTGCGTTCCAATAGCATCCATGAGCTGCATGTCAATATTCATATACTCCTGAACCATTGCAAGTGACATTGCATACATGGGGCCTTTTCCAGCGGGAGTCCATTGTCCCATCATATCGGGGCGGTACTTGGTGTCATACCCATTCATGCGAATGTAGACATCGTCGGGAAGAAAGTTGATTTGCAGCTGCGTTACGGGAACTGGATTCAGTGAGTCTTGCGTCATCCATGTGTCGATAAAACCACCGGAATAGGGGCCGCCACGCTTCCCCATCCAGTTGGGTACATAGTGATCAGGATTATAGTACTCGGGATTTTCCAGATAGCGGTAGAGGGTATCAACGCGAATCCCCGGGTGGTCTATATATCCATAGTCATTCCCAAAGGTCCCCGTTTTTATGAGATATTGAAAGGGCTGCACCGGTTCCCAGTTATTCTCCGGGGTATCCCAAATGTTTAAGGGGAGAGTTACTCCTGCTCCAGGGTCCATCACTTTTAGCATGGATTCATTCCACCCAGAACCACGGTGGTCGGATATTAAAATTGTCCACCGATCTTCGCCATAGCCATCATCAACATTTACAACACTTTGCAGTATTTCGCCACCTTGATATGCACGTTCCATTCGCCCGGTAAAGTTGGGCCAGGTTGCCCGAAACCCATCTACTTGCCAGGAAACGCCGGTTTCGTTGGTAACTCTGAGCTCTCTTACCATGGGATCCCAAGGATTAGGGTTTTGTCCTTCCCATGGTGGGTCAACCGGTTCAATACGTATGCCGCCGTCGAAGTCATCGGCGTAGAGAGATGGTGAAACAAGGTTGAAAGAGATTAGGACGCAGGTGATCATCCTCAATGTGCCGACACACAATTTATGCATGGTAAACTCCTTTGTAAACAGCTGATATACGCTCCCGCGGGCGTATCTACAATATAACCAGAATTAAAGTGTACTGGGTAAGATTCTGTATCCTGTTCATTTTTTTCGTAATAAAGAAGATGGCATTTTCTGCGCATTTTCTTTGTATTATTAATAATAGCTATGCGTGGGAAACAAGTTGTCTTGTGTTACCCTCTTTCGTTCGCATATGTATAGTTGATATTTTATTATTTTATTTACAAAAATTGAAATATGGACAACGAAAAGACAGGTCTTTTTTTCCGCGAATAACCATTTTATTTGCAAAAAAGAGTGGCTCCACGGTGGGGGGAAGGCTTCATATTTCTTCTGATAGCTGAGGTACAAGAGGGTGCTTCTGTGCGAAGAAGGTGGGCAAGAGTGGGGAGATGTATATGAGGAGATATAAGAGTTGAGAAGAGGCCCTTTGCATTAGAGATATTCCTTGGTGGAGAGCTTATTGCGACTAAATCAAAATGGGACATACAGAGAAAATGATGAAGGCCCTCATCCGGGAATTTTTTCAGGTTTATTTTTTCCTTGTTTAAAAAATAGCAGCAATTTGTATTAGCATATGCTTAATTAAAATAGGGTGTATGTGTGGAAAAGGGTGTTGTCAAAGTATGCAGGGCGCTGGGGGACAAAAACAGGTTCGCCATTGTATCCTTTCTTTTGGAGTCTCCCTATTGTATCAGAGCTCTTTCAAAAAAGATTGGCATATCAGAATCAGCAATCTCCCAGCATGTACGGATCCTCAAAGAGCTTGATATTCTTTCGGGGGAAAAGCGGGGATATTATATGCATTATAGTGTAAACCGTCCGCTCCTTCGTCGTACAGGAATGACAATGGTTCATATGTCTGAGCAGGAAAAGTGCACTTGTCCTTCGCAAAAGGGTTGTCGCAGGAATGGCCGAAGGAGTACAGAAGAAACAGGGGAGAGTACTTGAGCATTATAGAAGTGGCCGGATTGACGAAGTGCTTTGATGATATCACTGCTGTAAACAAGGCCTCTTTTTCTGTGAAGAGAGGAGAGGTCTTCGGATTTCTGGGGCCAAATGGTGCAGGAAAAACAACCACAATCTCTATGCTTACGGGGCTTGCCCGGCCGACTGCTGGTTCCATACGGATTGCCGGATATGACGGTATCTCAGATATTAAAAAGGCTCATTCCCATATTGGTGTTGTTCCCGATGAGAGTAATCTCTATCCTGAAATGAGCGGGTATGAGAATCTTGTGTTTTGTGCTTCCCTCTATGGGATGTGTTGTTCAGAGGCCCAGGAGCGGGCCCGTCTGCTCCTTGATGAATTTGGCCTTATATCAGCAAAGGACCGCTCTTTTGGTGTCTATTCAAAGGGTATGAAGCGTCGTTTAACTATTGCAGCGGGAATAATCCACAATCCCCGTATACTTTTTCTTGACGAACCAACCACCGGAATAGATGTTGTGAGCGCACGACACATACGCCGGTTGATAGAGAAACTGCATCATCAGAAAACCACCATATTTCTTACCACGCATTATATTGAGGATGCACAGCGGCTCTGCAATCGTATTGCCTTTATTGCAGAGGGGCGTATACTTGCCTTGGACACGGTGGAAAATCTTCTTGATGCTTTTGAAAAAAACATTGTGTTGCCTGTAGGACCGACGGTATTTCTTTTGCGGATGCGCAGGCCCTTGAAAAGGAGCTCCCCAATATGTCAGTCCGGTTTATTTCAGAAAAAAAGATACAGGTTACTACAGAAAAAGAGACTGATCTTTTCCCCCTTATGTCGTTTTTTAAAAAACGGAATCTCCCCCTCTATGAGGCGGCTGTTATACGTCCGGTTCTGGAAGATGTCTTTCTCCATTTTACCGAAGGGCAAGAAAGGAGCAGTGTGTGAAATCTTTGAGGATATTTGGGAGTATATTACAAAAAGATATGAAGAATTATTATCTTAAACCACCCAATATCAGCTGGGGATTTATTTTTCCCGTCTCATGGGAGGTACTGTTTTTTATACGTTCTCCCCATGATGATATTGCAATTATTGATATCCTTCCTGGGCTTATGGCACTCTCCGTCCTTTTCGGATCTACCTCTATGCTGGCAATCACCATAACCTTTGAGAGGAAATGTCGTTCCTTTGAACGTCTTCTCATTGCACCGATCAGTCTCAATACCCTTATGATGGCAAAGACCTCCGGTGCTATTATATTTGGCGGAATAAATGCCTGCATACCCCTTCTTATGGCGTCATTTATTATTGATATTCCCGCAATACACTGGATATATACCGTGACGGCCATATTCTTTATTGCCTGTACTTCAACATTTCTTGGCCTTTTTATTGCGGTTTCCGTGAGTGAGGTCTTTGAAGCACAGACCTTTTCCAACTTTTTCCGTTTTCCCATGATATTTTTGTGCGGTCTTTTTCTTCCCATTGAAAGTCTACCGGCATTTCTTCGCCCTCTTTCCTATATGCTTCCCCTGACCTACGGAATTGATCTTCTGCGCGGAGGTGTTGTTCAGGAATGGACTATCAATGCCGGGGTAAGTATCATGGTTCTTTTGGTTTTCTCCCTTCTTCTTTTTATGCTAAGCATTCACAATATTAGTAAAAAATGGATACAATGAGTATGCGTACCATGTAAAAGTTGCGGTACTATCCTGCCATAATAATAATAAATCAAAATGGGACATACAGCACGGGGGAGCGGGAAATTATTTTATGCCATACTTTAAATAAAAGGAGCTTTCATGAGTAAGAGCTATGATATTGCCGTTCTCCCCGGTGATGGAACCGGGCCGGAGGTTGTTGCAGAGGGGATTAAGGTTCTTGATGCAGTATCTGCAAAATTTGACATTTCTCTCAACTACCAGGAGTTTGATTTTGGTGGTGAGCGGTATCTCAAAACAGGAGAGACTCTTCCTGACAGCGCTCTTGAAGAGTTTAAAAAGTTTGATTCCATTTATCTTGGCGCCATTGGGCATCCTGATGTAAAGCCGGGTATTCTGGAAGTGGGCATCCTTTTGAAAGCTCGATTTGCCCTTGATCAATACATTAATCTTCGTCCCGTGAAGCTCTACCCGAATGTGGAGACTCCCCTAAAAGATAAAAAGCCTGAAGATATTGATTATGTAATTGTTCGGGAAAATACCGGTGGTATTTATACTGGTATGGGTGGTGTTACCATGAAAGGTACTCCCCACGAGAATGCAACCCAGATAATGTCGTACTCGCGGTATGTGGTTGATCGTTGTCTCAAGTATGCCTATGATCTTACGCGGAAGCGTAATAAGGGCAAACAGCTGACTCTCGTAAATAAAAATAATGTGCTTACCCATGTGGGAGATCTCTGGGTGCGTGCCTTTGAAGAGATGGGAGATGCTGAATACACCGATATTAAGCAGGATTACAACCACGTTGATGCTGCTACCATGTGGATGGTGAAATCTCCTGAGTTTTATGATGTTATGGTTACTACCAATATTTTTGGTGATATTATTACCGATCTTGGTGCCATGACGCAGGGGGGTATGGGGATTGCCGCCGGTGGTAATATTAACCCCGATGGTGTTTCTATGTTTGAGCCCATTGGTGGGTCTGCTCCCAAATATACCGGAAAAAACATTATTAACCCCTTTGCGGCAATCTGTGCTGCGGGAATGATGCTTGACACCCTTGGTGAAGAAGCTGCGGCAAAAGCTGTAGATACCGCTGTATATGATGCTCTTGCATCGGGAAAAATCCAGTCTATGTCTGCAGGACGTATGGGTATGTCAACTTCAGAAGTGGGCGACTTTGTAGCGTCTCTTATTTAAGATGCAGTTTTATTTTGTCTTTGGGCTCCTGTGATAGGAGCCCTTTTTTATATATTGGAGATATGTGAAATATTATCTTGCTCCCATGGTTGGCCTTACACATTCTGCCTTTCGTCGTTTAATAGCGGAGTATAACAGTGGTGAGGTTATTTTATATACGGAGATGCTTTCTCCCCGGGCGTTGCTCCACCATAATGTCGAAAAAAGTCCCTATACAAAACGAGTTGGAAAAGATGTTCCCTGTATCTATCAACTTATGCTTCGTGAAGATGAGTTGGATCTTGTTTTGCCGCTCGTGGAAAAATTGCGTCCCCTTAAGCCCTACGGCATCGATATTAATCTTGGATGTCCAGCTCCCAAGGCTCGACGAAAAAAAACCGGCTCTCGCCTCTTTGAAGATTTAGGAGCCGTTGAACGATGTGTTGCAGCCGTACAACAGGCATGGTCTGGGAGAATTTCCTTGAAATGTCGTTTAGGGGTGAATCGGCCCGGATGGGAGGAGCATTTTACCTCCTTTCTCGATACAGCACAGGGGTGGGGGATAGACAGTATCACCCTACATCCACGGTTTCGAGAAGATAAGCGAACGCGTCCAGTAAAAGAAAAATATTACACCCAATTTTTCGCAGATCGTTCATTCTTTCTCATAGGCAACGGGAATATTACGGATACAACAGATCTTTCCCACGCACAATATGCGCACCTAAATGGTGTCATGATTGGCCGTGCAGCCGTATGTCGTCCCTGGGTTTTTTCTCTTTTAGACAAAGCAGAGGTATCCTCACCCGAGGCAGCTCTTTTTTGCGATGTGTGGGAGCGGTTTTTCCGGTATGTGCGCGAAGATTTTCATGATTCACAGGGATTGGGACGGATGAAGATTTTTACGCGCTATTTTGCACAGAACTTCCGTTTTGGACACACCCTTTATGGAAAGGCCATGGGAAGCACATCCATGGACGAGCTGTACCACGTCTGTATGGCCTTTCTTGAAAAAGAACCACCGCGTGTGCAGAAGCTTCGTATCCTTGAACAGTAGCTCTTATTTGCCCTTGATACGTTCTACAATGGGAGTCGCCTCTTCTGGGTTTTCCCGGTACTTTTTCGGTGAGAGCCCCGTATACTGCTTGAAGGTTCTGTTGAAGTGAGGAATATTGTTGTATCCAACAGAGTGTGCAATACTTACAATCTGGTGTTCTGTTTCAAGAAGTAAGCGTTTTGCCTCAGTGATACGAACCATATTAAGATACTGTTTGAAATTCATGGAGTATTTTTTCTTTAAGAGCGCCGGAATTTTTGATGTGGAAACACCAGCTTCACGGGCTAGTTTTT
The nucleotide sequence above comes from Chitinivibrio alkaliphilus ACht1. Encoded proteins:
- a CDS encoding ArsR/SmtB family transcription factor; this translates as MEKGVVKVCRALGDKNRFAIVSFLLESPYCIRALSKKIGISESAISQHVRILKELDILSGEKRGYYMHYSVNRPLLRRTGMTMVHMSEQEKCTCPSQKGCRRNGRRSTEETGEST
- a CDS encoding ABC transporter ATP-binding protein: MSIIEVAGLTKCFDDITAVNKASFSVKRGEVFGFLGPNGAGKTTTISMLTGLARPTAGSIRIAGYDGISDIKKAHSHIGVVPDESNLYPEMSGYENLVFCASLYGMCCSEAQERARLLLDEFGLISAKDRSFGVYSKGMKRRLTIAAGIIHNPRILFLDEPTTGIDVVSARHIRRLIEKLHHQKTTIFLTTHYIEDAQRLCNRIAFIAEGRILALDTVENLLDAFEKNIVLPVGPTVFLLRMRRPLKRSSPICQSGLFQKKRYRLLQKKRLIFSPLCRFLKNGISPSMRRLLYVRFWKMSFSILPKGKKGAVCEIFEDIWEYITKRYEELLS
- a CDS encoding ABC transporter permease; translated protein: MKNYYLKPPNISWGFIFPVSWEVLFFIRSPHDDIAIIDILPGLMALSVLFGSTSMLAITITFERKCRSFERLLIAPISLNTLMMAKTSGAIIFGGINACIPLLMASFIIDIPAIHWIYTVTAIFFIACTSTFLGLFIAVSVSEVFEAQTFSNFFRFPMIFLCGLFLPIESLPAFLRPLSYMLPLTYGIDLLRGGVVQEWTINAGVSIMVLLVFSLLLFMLSIHNISKKWIQ
- a CDS encoding 3-isopropylmalate dehydrogenase; the protein is MSKSYDIAVLPGDGTGPEVVAEGIKVLDAVSAKFDISLNYQEFDFGGERYLKTGETLPDSALEEFKKFDSIYLGAIGHPDVKPGILEVGILLKARFALDQYINLRPVKLYPNVETPLKDKKPEDIDYVIVRENTGGIYTGMGGVTMKGTPHENATQIMSYSRYVVDRCLKYAYDLTRKRNKGKQLTLVNKNNVLTHVGDLWVRAFEEMGDAEYTDIKQDYNHVDAATMWMVKSPEFYDVMVTTNIFGDIITDLGAMTQGGMGIAAGGNINPDGVSMFEPIGGSAPKYTGKNIINPFAAICAAGMMLDTLGEEAAAKAVDTAVYDALASGKIQSMSAGRMGMSTSEVGDFVASLI
- a CDS encoding tRNA-dihydrouridine synthase family protein, which produces MKYYLAPMVGLTHSAFRRLIAEYNSGEVILYTEMLSPRALLHHNVEKSPYTKRVGKDVPCIYQLMLREDELDLVLPLVEKLRPLKPYGIDINLGCPAPKARRKKTGSRLFEDLGAVERCVAAVQQAWSGRISLKCRLGVNRPGWEEHFTSFLDTAQGWGIDSITLHPRFREDKRTRPVKEKYYTQFFADRSFFLIGNGNITDTTDLSHAQYAHLNGVMIGRAAVCRPWVFSLLDKAEVSSPEAALFCDVWERFFRYVREDFHDSQGLGRMKIFTRYFAQNFRFGHTLYGKAMGSTSMDELYHVCMAFLEKEPPRVQKLRILEQ